GTCGCAGATGTCGGCCCCGTGCATCCACCCGCTGACGGTGCGGGTCTCGGGATCGATCGTGATTTCGCTGCCGTGGACGCGGTTGTTCGGGCCCGACACGTCGAGGATCAGGGTCGAGCCGCCGCTCCCCGCGAAGTCGAACGTGCTCACGGCCGTCCGGCTGCTCGCCGTCAGCTCGGTGGTCACGCCGTTGTCGAGATCGACCCGGTAGTAGCCGGGTTCGGCCTTCTCTTTCGCGTGGTCGAACTTCAGGTAGTACTTCCTGATGTCCTCGGACGGGTTCGTCGGCAGGACGCCGTTCACGAGTTCGCCCGCATAGGGGATCGTCGGGAACTCGTACCCGCCGTACCGGCCCGTGCAGCCGGATCCCGAGTACCGCGTCAGGCCGAAGCCGCGGATGAGGTCGGCGGTGTACTCGTACCCGCCCTTCTCCCCGACCAGCGCGGGCCCCGGCTTGTAGGTGGTCGGGCTCGACTGGATCATCCCGAACGGCACCGCCGCGCCCGGGAACGTGTTCCCGTAGGCGTCGTTGCTCTTGTTCTGGGTGGTGTCCATCTCGGTGCCGATGAACTGGTCGACCGCCTCGAACGCCGACAGTTCGGCGGCGGCGGCCGGGGGCGGCGCGGCGAGGAGCGTCAGCGACACCGCCCCGGCCAGCGCACCGCCCGTGACGGCGGATCGGCGGCGGCCGTGCGCACTTGTCCACAAGCGCATGCTGTCCCCTTCCCGTGGACGACCGCGCCAGCCTGGTGCCCGCGGGCGATGGGCGCCGGACGGCCGGCCGTCGCGAAGATCAACAACAGATGACGGGAACGCGGTGCCGCAACGAACGATCCCCCGGCCGCCGGAGACCGGTGGCCGGGGGATCGCCGGACGCCCGTGCGGCGGGCCGCCGGTTCAGTACTTGATCAGTCCGCGCAGGTTCTTGCCGTCGAGCATGTCCTGGTAGCCCTGGTTGACCTCGTCCAGGGTGTAGGTGCGGGTGATCAGCTCGTCGAGCTTCAGCTTCCCGTCCTCGTACAGGCGCAGCAGGCGGGTGATGTCGCGGCGCGGGTTGGAGTTGCCGAAGATGCAGCCGACCAGCTCCTTGCGCTGCATCGCCAGGTCGAACAGGTTGAGCTTGACGTCCTCCTGGACGATCGGCGCGACCGCCGTCACGACGCCGCGGCCGCCCTTGGTGACCATCCCCATCATCGGCTGGATCAGGTCGCCGGTGGCGATCCCCGTGGTCAGGATGACCTTGTCGGCGTTCGCGCCCCAGGTCATCTCCGCGAGCATCGCCTGGGCCTCCTCCACCGACGCCGCCGCGTGCGTGGCGCCGAAGGTGGAGACGGCCCGCTCGCGCTTCCAGTCGATCGGGTCGACGGCGATGACGTGCCGGGCGCCCGCCAGCGCGGCGCCCTGCACGGCGTTGATCCCGATGCCGCCGAGGCCGATGACGACGACCGTCTCCCCCGCCTGGACGTTCGCCGCGTTCACGGCCGAGCCCCAGCCGGTGGTGACGCCGCAGCCGAGGAGGGCGGCCTTGTCGAGCGGGATCCACGGGTCGATCTTGATGCAGGACGCCTCGTTCACCACGGTGTACGGGGAGAACGTGCCGGTCAGGCACATGGTCCCGAGGTCCTCGCCCTTCGCGGAGTGGTGCCGGGAGGTGTTGTCGCTGATCTGCCGGCCGCCGAGCAGCACCGAGCCGTAGTCGCACAGGTGCTGGCGTCCCATCGCGCACGACGGGCACCGCCCGCAGGACGGGATGAACGACAGGACGATGTGGTCGCCCTCCTGCAGCGTCGTGACGCCGGGCCCGACCTCGACGACCTCGCCCGCGCCCTCGTGCCCGCCGACGCACGGGAACTGGTTCCAGCCCATCAGCTCGGCGATCTCCGGATCGAGCACCATGTCGCCGGTGCGCAGATGCTCGTCGGAGTGGCACAGCCCCGCGGCCGTCAGCTTGATCTTGACTTCTCCGGCCTTCGGATCATCGAGCTCGATGTCCTCCACACTCCAGTCGGTGCGTGGTTCCCTCAGGATTGCCGCTCGCGTCTGCACTGGCGCCTCCTCCGAATCCGGGGCCCTCATACCGACGCGCCGGGCGCGGGGCCACGGCGCCCCCGGTAACTAGACGCTTATGACTTTAGCGAATTTTGCATAGAATGTCGTTCGGCCGTAGCCTAGAATTGGATTATTCTCGCCGTCCAATGTGACCCGGTGGTCACTCCCGCTGGGGACGGCCCGGAGACCGCGGCCAGGCCGGGGCGCCTACCGCACCGTCCGGACGAACGCGGCCGCACGTCCCGGCGCGTCCGGCTCGGCCCACGCGCTCACGAACGCGCGGCCCGCCGCGACCAGGCCCGCCTGCTCACCGAGGAAGTACCCGCGCGGGCTCGCCTCGTCGGGGATGCGCGGGGCCTCGCGCATGTCGAAGGACGTCCCGGTCAGCCGCGTCTCCCGCCACGCCGC
The nucleotide sequence above comes from Actinomadura algeriensis. Encoded proteins:
- a CDS encoding NDMA-dependent alcohol dehydrogenase, with amino-acid sequence MRAPDSEEAPVQTRAAILREPRTDWSVEDIELDDPKAGEVKIKLTAAGLCHSDEHLRTGDMVLDPEIAELMGWNQFPCVGGHEGAGEVVEVGPGVTTLQEGDHIVLSFIPSCGRCPSCAMGRQHLCDYGSVLLGGRQISDNTSRHHSAKGEDLGTMCLTGTFSPYTVVNEASCIKIDPWIPLDKAALLGCGVTTGWGSAVNAANVQAGETVVVIGLGGIGINAVQGAALAGARHVIAVDPIDWKRERAVSTFGATHAAASVEEAQAMLAEMTWGANADKVILTTGIATGDLIQPMMGMVTKGGRGVVTAVAPIVQEDVKLNLFDLAMQRKELVGCIFGNSNPRRDITRLLRLYEDGKLKLDELITRTYTLDEVNQGYQDMLDGKNLRGLIKY